Below is a genomic region from Candidatus Polarisedimenticolia bacterium.
CGGCGAGACGCGTGCGTCGACCCGCCAGGCCCTCGTGGTGGCGGAGGTGGCGCTCTCGCTGGTACTTCTGACAGGCGGTGGGCTCCTCCTGAAGAGCTTCGCCTCGCTGCTGAAGACCGACCCGGGCATCGATGCCGAGCACCTGATCGCGGTGAGTTTGAGTCTGCCCCAGACGAGATACCCGGAATCCGCTCAGATCGATGCCTTCTACGAGCAGCTCCTGGAGCGCATGGGCCAGGTCCCCGGAGTTTCCGGGCTCGGTCTCATCAGCAATGTTCCCTTCGGCGGGACCAACAGCGACGCCGGCTTCAGCATCGAAGGCCGGCCGGAGCCGCCGCCCGATCGACGTCCTTCCTCCTGGTACAGCATGATCTCTCCCGGCTATCTGCCGGCGGCCCGCCTCCGGCTGATCCGCGGCAGGAACTTCGACGCGCGCGACACGAAGGGCTCCCAGCCCGTCCTCCTGATCAACGAGTCGCTCGCCCGCACCCATTTTCCGAACGACGACCCGATCGGCAAGCGCATCGGGTACAACACGCGGGAGGGCAGTGAATGGCGTGAGATCGTCGGCATCGTCGGCGATGTCCGCACCTTCTCGCTGGAGAAGGACGAGCCGCCTACCGTCTACTTTCCGTTCGCTCAGATCCCGTCGCGCCGTGCCTCCATCGTCGCGCGCTTGAGCGACGATGCGGCCGCAGCGCGGCTCCGTGCGATGGTGCGCTCGCAGGATCCCCAGCTGGTCGCCTCGATCGATCGCGTGGATCGGCTTCTTTCCGATTCGCTCGCCCCACGGCGCTGGGCCATGCTCCTGCTCGTCTGCTTCGCCCTGCTGGCCGTGATCCTGGCGGTGGTAGGCATCTACGGAGTGATGTCCCATGCCGTCACGCGACGCACGCAGGAGATTGGCATCCGCATGGCACTCGGGGCGCGGCAGAGGGAAATCCTGGCACTCGTCCTGCGTCAGGGCTTCCGCCTCGCCGTCGTGGGGACGGCAATCGGCGTCGCTGCCTCTTTGGCCCTGACCCGCTGGATGGACAGTCTGCTCTACCGGGTCAGCGCGTCCGATCCGGCCGTCTTCAGTCTCGTCGCGATCCTCATGCTCGTCGTGGCGGCGGCTGCCTGCTATCTGCCGGCGCGGCGCGCCAGCCGCGTCGATCCGATGGTCGCCCTGCGCTACGAGTAATAAGTTATCTACCGTTGAACAGGGGCACCCTTACAGGCGACGGCTGGGAACCGGCCGCGCCTGAAGGGCCGAAACTTGTCCAGGCGACGGCTGGGAACCGGCCGCGCCTGAAGGGCCGACACTTGTCCAGGCGACGGCTGGGAACTGGCCGCGCCTGAAGGGCCGACACTTGAGCAGGGGAAGCTCAGGGGGCCGCGCGGAGTGCTTCGGAGAGTCCTGATCCTGATGCGTCGTGAGGCTGCGTCAGGGCGGAGTCGAGAGAAACTGCGCAATCGCCGCCACGTGCCGGTCCAGCGAGACCTGAAAGGCGTCGTTGTGGTGCGCGCCGGGAATCTCCACGAAGCGCTTCGGGTCGTTCGCGGCGTCATAGAGGGCGCGGCCCAGCGCGATGGGGATGACCTCATCGAGCCCAGGGTGCAGGAACAGAATGGGGCATTTCACGGAGGCGATCTTCTCGGCGGCTGCGAATCGATCTTGCATCAGCAGCCCCGCGGGCAGAAAAGGATAGTGGACGCCCGCCACGGCGGGAAGCGCCGGGTAGCCCGACTCCACGATGAGTCGGCCCGGCGGCTTCGACGCCGCGAGCAGGACGGCGACGCCGCTGCCGAGCGATTGTCCGAAATAGATGAGGCGCTCCGGCGGCACTCCCAAGGTGCTTACAGCGTAGTCCCGAATTGCTTCTCCATCACGCAGCAGCCCCACCTCGCTCGGCGAGCCGCTGCTGAGTCCGTAGCCGCGATAATCGAACAGGATCGCCTGCAACCCGATCGCCCGGAAGATCTCCAGCGGCGCCTCGTGGTACATCAGGTTGCCGGCGTTGCCATGGAAGATGAGGACGGTCCAGGGGGAATCCTCCACGCGGTTCAGCCAGCCATGGATCTCCTCCCCGTCGGAGGTGCGCACCTGGATTTCATCGTAGCCGGGATTGGCACGGCGCGCTTCGGAAGCGGTCCAGCGGACGGGGAAGTAGAGGAGCTTGCGCTGAAGGAGAAAGGCTGCGAGGCAGAGGGCCAGATAACCGCAGGCGGCGATTCCCAGGATCCAGACCATTCTTACCGCCACCGGGCGTTTCGGCATCTCTCCCCGATCCCTGCGGCAAGGGAGCTATTTGCAGCCGGGCGCATGCCGCTTCGCGTCCTCAGTCGCGCGGCGAAGCGAAGGGGTGCTCGAAGCTGAGATAGAGGAGCACGGCCTCCTCGCCGCGGCTCGAGCCGAGGCCGATCGGAAACGAGATTCCTGGAACGATCTGCAGGCCGGAGGGGAGGTCGATGGCCCAGCGCATCCCCGGGTTCACGAAGAAGCTGCTGGAGCGGTCGGTCTCGACCTCGGTGGGGATCTCGCTGGCGATCTCCTCCTCGCTGGCCCACACCGCCTCGATCAGCAGGTTGAAGTCGGGCCGTGCCAGCCACACGAGGCTCTGTCCCACGAAGTAGGCTTTCAGGTCGGCTTCATTGCCGTCGGCATCCTTGGCCGAAGGGATCCAGCCCGCCCCCAGGTTGGAATGCCCCACCAGAGTCGGCGTGAAATCGACGCTCAACGGCAGGTTCACGAAGACTCCGTAGTGACCGAAGCCGCGGTTCTCCTTCTCGTCGCCGGTGGGGATGAGCAGGCTCACGCGCGGCGCGAAGGCGACCCGCTCCGGACCGCCCCCCGCGACCTGATAGCGATAATTCAGGAACATGTCGCCGGGCCCCGTCTCCCCGCCCGTGCGTCCCGGATCGGTCAGCGTCAGCGTGTAGCTCAGCTGGTTCTTCTGCCCCTTGATGGGCCATTCCTGGGTGAAGGTGTAGAGCCAGTCGCGGTTGTCGAGCGAGCCGAAGAAGCTGTTGATGTGCTGGATGACGCCCGCTTCCTGGTTGTAGGCCTCTTCCAGCAGGAAGCTGTTGTCCCGGATCGCGGCGGGCGGCTCCGGGGATGCGCCGGTCGCCGAAGCGGCGGGTCGGGCCGAGACCGCCGCTTCCTCGGTCGCGGGACTCGCGCTGCCCTCGGTGGCGAGCACCGGTACTTCGATCCCGAACGAGGAAAGGGCGAAAAGGAGCGCCCCGGTCACTCCCAGCCGCATTGCCGCCCCTTGTTCTGCTTCTTGAGGTCCTCCAGCGCCGGCCGGAAATAGGCGGCCATCGCCTTGGTGCTCAGCTCCGACCCGGTTGCCTCGCGGATGACCTCGCGCCACGGCCGTGTCGCCCCCGCCTCCAGAATCCTCCGCAGGAAATCTCCCACCGCCTTGCTGCCGTAGTAATTGCAGGCGTGCGGGTCCTGGTGCAGGACGTCGCGGCAGATCTTGTCGTGCAGCTGGTACTTCAGGACGGTGGCGATGGCATAGTCGTAGTACTGGGCCGGGTCGTCGTTGATGTGGGTCTTGGTGGCGGCGTCGCAGAATTCCTCGCCGCGCGGCGCCGGCGGCGTGACCCCCTGGAACTTCTCCACGTACTCCCACCAGCGGCGATTGAACTGGTCCGGTGGGAGGTCTTTCTCATACAGGTCGCGCTCCCAGAACGACATCGTTCCCGCGGCCCAGGGAATGAACGGCACCGCCTCCTCGAGAGCTTCGTTGAGGAGCCATTTCTTCTGATCGATCCTGGCTCCGGCGGGCAGGATCCCCACGGTCCGCAGGTAAGGCTCCTGCCCCGCCGCGATGGCGATCAAATCGCCGATCCCCTCGTGGAAGGCACGGTTCGCGCCTTCGCGCAGGAAGATCGGCACCGCCGGCCGGTCGTAGGAGAGGTAGTAATAGATGTGGCCCAGCTCGTGGTGCGCCGTGCCGAACCAGCGGCTGTTGGCCTGCACGCTCATCAGAGAGCGCACGTCCCCCTCCAGGTTCATGTCCCAGGCCGAAGCGTGGGTGTTCTTCTTGCGCGGATTGCCTTCTCCGACCGGGTAGAGGTCCGACAGCTTCCAGAACGACTCCGGCAGCGACGGGAAGCCCATCGAGACGTAGAAGGCCTCGCCTTTCTTCACCACCCACTCGGGTGTCTTGTCCTTGAAGTAGGGATCCAGATCGACCCCCTCGACCAGGCCGCTCCACGCCTGGGCCCAGCGGTTGTTGAGCCAGTGCGCCGGGATCTTCTTCGGCACCTTCTGCCCATATTTCTTCGCCAGCTCGTACTTCGACCAGCAATGGACCTCCCGGTAGAGCGGCTGCATGTCGGTCATGAAGCCGGAGAGCATCTGCATCATCTCGTCGACGCTCATGTCGTAATCGGCTACTTGAAGGTCGAAGAAGGAGCGGTACCCCATCTCCTTCGCCACGGCGTTGCGCAGCTGACGCAGCTCGACCAGGCCCGATTTGAGCGCCGGTCCGGTCTCCTTCGAAGCCTCCCAGGCCCGCAGCCTCTCCGGCAGGCTCTTCGAGTCGTTCAGGATATCGTCGAGATCGTTGGCGGTGACCGGCTTGGTGCACTTGTCGCCGCTGCGCTCCAGGCAGAACTGGAACGAATCCAGGATGCTCGACTGGCGCGCCTCGGCTTCCACGCGCTTCGCCACCACCTCCGGCACCGTGCCGGGTGCCTCGGCCGCATCCAGCAGGATCTTCTGGAGCTGGCGCGCGTCGAGCGCGGAGAGCTTTTCGGGCTGCTTCAGGAAGTCGCGCGCCGCCTGGATGACCGCGGGCGAGCCGGCCAGCGCGGCGAGCGCCTTCCCTCCCGCGATTCGCCCGCCGACATGCTCGTCGGTGACGTCGGTGCTGGCCGCCCACTCCGCCTTCTGCGCTTCGTAGCGCACGACGGAGTAGAGGCGGGCGTAAAGATCAAGGAATTGCCGTGCCTCCGGCGAGGACTGCGCGGCGTAGCGCACCTCCGCGCCGGAAGCCGCGGGCGTGGCCCGGAGGAGGTCGGTCGGCAAGGCGAGGACGAGCAGCGCCAGACAGCACGCCGCGAGCAGAATGCGTCGCATGGAAATCCCTCGAGATCGGATGGCGTTTTCGATGGCTGCGGGACGCGGAATTCTACAACAGGCGGGGACGCTGCGCTGCGGATCCAGCCGAGGGAACCAGGCGCCTCAGGCCTTTCTCTTCTGCAGCCACGTTTTGAGGAAGGCGATGATGGCCGGCAGCAGGGAGAGGAAGATGACCCCCGCCACCACCAGGTGGATGTGCCGGTCCAGGTCGGGGACCGCCTTCCCGAGGAAATAGCCGGCCAGCGTCATCGAGGCGACCCAGCCGATGCCCCCGACCACGTTGTAGGTCGCGAAGCGGGGATAGCTCATCGTGCCCGCGCCCGCCACGACGGGGGCGAAGGTCCTGATAATCGGCATGAAGCGGGCGATGATGATCGTCTTGCCGCCATGCTTCTCGTAGAAGTCGTGGGCCGCCATCAGATGCTTCTTGCGGAAGAAGAAGCTGTCGGGACGGCTGTAGATCGCCTGGCCCGCCCGATAGCCGATCCAGTACCCGGTGGCATCTCCCAGGATCGCCGCCGCGATCAGCGCCAGGTTCAGCCAGACGATGTTCAGCTCGCCTTTGGCTGCGAAGGTCCCGGCGATGACCAGGAGCGAGTCTCCGGGCAGGAAGAACCCGATGAGCAGTCCCGTCTCGGCGAAGACAATGACGGACATCCCGAGGATCCCACCGTAGCTGATGAGTCCGGGGACGTTGTAGATGGTCTGGAAGAATTTCTGAATGAGGTCCAGCGCGCTCTCCTGACGGAAGCTTCCGGTAAGAGCGCGCAGTTTACCCGATCAGCGCTCCACGGTCACCACGGAGGAGGTCCAGTTCTCCCAGTGGTCCGGATTGTCGTCCTGACCCAGGGCTTTCTCGACCGAGAGCTTCAGGACGTAATCGCCATTCGGCACCGGGTTGCCGTCGGGGTCCTTCCCGGACCAGATGAGGAAATAGAAGAACTCCTGGTCCGAGTTGCGCGGGAAGTACCAGGTCTCGGAGAGGCGGCCGAGGCTTTTCCCCCCTGCCTCGAACAGGTTCAGGCGGACCCGGCGCACGGGATACTGCAGCTGGAAGAGGACCCAGGCGGCCGAGCCATTGTCCGGGTGGATGGCCAGAGGACCCGGCGGCCTGAAATAGAGGTCATCGCTCAGGAGCGGGTTGCCGTACGGCGAGGCGGCAGGATCCATCGCCACGAGGTGCTGGTAATCCCCTTTCATCCCGAGATAAGGCACGCGCAGCGGCCGGCTCCCATCCGCCGGCGAGAGGATGACGAACCCGCCGAACTGCCCCCCTTCCTCCAGCTCGGGCGGCTCCGCAAAGGTCACGTCGAGCGATGCCGACCCGCCCGCCGGGACGCGCAGGATCGCGGGGCTGAAGCTCACCTCCGCCAGGCCTGGGGCGATGGCCGCCTCGAAGGGAAACTTCCCCGTGGAAGCCGCCGCCAGGTGCGTCGGATGCAGCTCCAGAGGGGTGCTTCCCTGATTCTGAACGACCAGCGTGCGGGTCTGTGGGCGTCCTTCCATCTCCCCCAGCGCGATCTTGGCCGGAGTGATGCGCCAGGGAGACTGGATCGCCGTGAAGATGTCGACCATGCCGGCTCCCTGCCGCAGGATCGGCTCGGGGAGGCCCGAGATCGGGTTCAGGTACCAGGGGCGCGGCACGCCGGAGTTCTGCAGGATGTCGCGCACCGATTGCGCGGGAGTATTGGGCTTCGCCTCCAGCAGGAGCGCCGCCGTCCCGGCCACGTGAGGCGAGGACATCGAGGTGCCGCTGAAGATTCCGTACCCTCCCTGCACCAGGGGGAGCGTGGAATAGATGAGCCCTCCCGGCGCCGCGATGTCGGGCTTCAGATCGAGCTCGGGGCCGGATCCATAAGAGCTGAACACGGAGGTGGTGCCGCCGGCGGCATTCGCTTCCTCCACGAACCCGGTGGTCCAGGAGAGCATGGTCGGGAAGCGTGCCCGCGCCGAGAGGTAGGCGCCGTCCTCGAGCGACATGGTGGCGGCGGGAAAAGGGATGGGCTGCTGGAGCCCGAGCAGGAAGATGCCCGGGGAATCGTTGTACATGAGGGCGGCGACCGCGCCCGCGCCGCGCACGTTGAAGATCTTCTCCTGCATGCCGCAGCGCCCTCGCTGCATGATCGCGATCTTCCCCTGCAAGCCGACCAGCAGCGCACGCTCGTTGTTGCAGGCGCGGCCGACGTCCTTGATCAGCGCCGATCCGAGCAGCGGCGGAGACAGCATGTTCCGTATCGGCAGATAGCCGATCGTCGGCCCTCCCGGGACCTGTGCAGCGTGCGAGTGCACCTTGAGGTTCTCCACCGAGGCGACGGCGATCGCCTTGCGCCCCGCCGCCGGGGCGCCGATGGAAAACAAGCCGCTCGATCCGGAATTCCCCGCCGAGGCTACAACCACCACCCCGCGGTTCACCAGGTTGTCGGCGGCGCGGCCGGTGGGATAGCGGGGCCACTGGAACGGGTTCCCCAGGCTCAGGTTCACGATGCGCACGCCGTCGTTCAGCGCCGCCTCCATGGCCGCCACGATGACGTCGGCGGTGGAGCCGCCGAAGCAGCCGAAGATCTTGTAGGCCCGCAGGTGCGCACCGGGAGCGACCCCCTTGACGACACCGTTCGCGGCGACGATCCCCGAAACGTGCGTGCCGTGTCCGTTGCAATCGCGCGGATCGCCATCGGGACTGGGAAAGCTGCCGGGGCCGATGTAGAGATCGCCCACCAGGTCGGTGCCCCCCTCCACCTTGAAGCCAGGCCCGAAGCCGGCTCCGAGATCGGGGTGCATGTAGTCGACGCCGGTATCGATGATTCCGACAGTGACCCCGGCGCCGGTGATTCCCATCTCCTGGACCTGTGACGCGCCGGTCATGGTGATGGCAGTGAACAGATCGAGCGTTGCGCCACTGGAAGGCTCCATCGGCAGCGCCCTCTCCGGTTCTTCCACCACCAGCACCGGGTAGAGCGCGGCCACGCCCGGGGTGGTCGACAGCTCCAGCAGCTGGCGCGGATCGACCTCCAACGACAACCCGTTCCAGAGCTGGTCGAAAGCGTAGCGCTCGGTGAAGCGGATGCCGCGCTTGTGCGCCGCCGCGCGGAAGTCCTGCTTCTCCTGGTGCAGCTTGGTGAGGTACTTCGAATCGCTTACCGGGCCTGCCTCCGACAGAGGCGGGCTGGACAGCTCCACGAACCATAGGGACGAGCTCTCGGGGAGCGGCCCCGCGCGCCTATCGGTCCCCTGGATCAAGGGAGTGCCGTCGCGATCGCCTCGCTGGATCACGGCGAAGCCGGCGGCGGTCGCCATGCCGGCGATGATCATCAGGCAAATTGTGCGGAGGAGAAGGGAGCGCGGCCGATTCATGGGACCCTCCGGTGCCGGGCCTGGGAATGGCTGGAGAAGAATGGCCCTATCTTAACACCGGGGACCTATGGGAACGTGACGTCCGTCACGCCGAGCGCATGAAGTAATAGATGATGGGGGCGATCAGGAGCCGGTACCAGGCGAAGGGACGTAGCGAGCCTCTTTGCAGGAGCTTGAGGAATCCGGCCACCGCCAGCCAGGCGAACAGGAAGGAGACGATGAAGCCGACGGCGAACACCGGGACATCCGACCCGGAGAGCAGGTCGCGCGACTTGTAGAGATCGTACAACGTGGCAGCGGATAGAGCCGGCACCGCGGCGAAGAAGGAATACTCCGCCGCCGTCTTGCGATCCAGCTTCCCGAGCATGCCCCCCACGATGGTGGCGGCCGCGCGCGAGATCCCGGGCCACAGAGCGAAGCACTGGAACAGCCCGATTCCCAGGGCCTGCCTCCAGCTCACCGCGTCGAGGCCGTGGGTGTTCGGCTCGGGACGCCACTGCTCCGCCGCCAGGATCGCGACCGCGCCGACCGCGAGCGCCATGGCCACCGGCACCGGAGCGAACAGGCGTGCCTTGATGAAATCGCGCGCCAGGAAGCCGATCGCCAGGACGGGCAGGGTCGTGATTGCCAGCAGCAGACAGCCGCGCACGCCCGCGAAGCGCCCGTGGCTGGGTTTCGGCTGCAGCAGCTCGAAGAAGCGCCGCCGGTAATAGACCACCACCGCCAGGATCGCCCCGAGCTGGATGAAGATCTCGAAGGTCTTGGTCTTCTCCCCCGTCATGCCCAGAAGCGATCCGGCGATGATCAGATGGCCGGTCGACGACACCGGGATGAACTCGGTCAGGCCCTCGACGATGCCGAGGACGACTGCCAACCAGATCGCCTCGCTCACGAGATGTTTGCCCCGCGATCAGTTGGGATGGATCGACCCGACCAGGGACTCGAAGGCAGCTCGGTTCGCCTCCATCGTCTTCTTCGGGCCGGTGCACTTGAAGAACCAGTTCGACTCGGCCCCTTCCACGATAGCTCCGAGGAGCATCTGATCCGGCTTCGGAGTCGGGTCGCCACCCGACATCGCGCCGGCGGTGTAGGTTCCCTGGGTGGAGACGCGCATCACCTTCAGCCCCGACACTCGCCCTTCGCTGATCTGCGGCGTCGGGTGATTTCCGGCGGCGTCCGCGAACTGCGCGGCCCACCGGTCGACGTTCCCCTTGATGTCGCCCCCCTGTCCGGCGCCGAAATAGAAGACCGCGCACTGCCCCGGCTCCGAGTCCCCGGCTGCCGCCGGCACGGAATACTGTGCCTTGCGCATCGACGAGGAGGGCGGCTCCTCCGTCCATCCGGACGGAGCGGTCCAGACCAGTCCTTCCGCCTGCTGCGTGGTGCCGGTCGCCGACGGCATTCCCGGGACCGGGTTGCCCCGCGAATCGACCAGCGGAATCGAGCCCGATCCTCCGGCCTGGCTTCCCGCGGGCTGCTGCGCGGCAGGCGCCGGCGCCGCCGCTGCCTGCGATTCCGATTCGCTCTTCTTCCCGCCGCAGCCAACAGCCATCAGGGCGGCCACCAGCAAGCATCCGACGACTTTCTTGCTCACTCTTTTCTCCTTCATTGTTGATGACTCGCGGGCGCTCCAACCCCGCAAACACGGCGCTCGTCATTCCATCCCGCCGGAACCAGGCACGATCCGTCCGGTCCGGTCGCACAGTCTAGCGCTTTCCGGCCCCGCAGGGGAGCGCCGCCACGTTCCCCGGTGAAAACCTCGGCTTGATGGGGCCGCTCTCGATTCCCACGAAATCTTCGTCCCGATCGACCTCGCGAGAGGTGTATGATCAAAGCCAAGTAACCGATCCGCAGCCCGAGAGGCCTGCGATGCGCATCCATCAATCCTGGTCCTTGCTCGTCAACGTTTCGGGCATGGCGCTGTCCGTTCTCCTTCTGACAGCCGCCGCCCCGTCCGTCGCGAGCGAGACTCCAAACGCCCGCGGATTCCAGCGGGAGCGCGTCTCATTGATCCTCATCAACGCCGTCGTGACGGACCGGCAAGGCCACCCTGTGAGCGACCTGCGTCCAGACGAGTTCATTCTGCGGGTGGACGGCCACCAGGTCCCGCTGGAATCCGTGGATGTGCAGCGCAGCAGCGACTCCCAGGATCCCCTTCCTGACCGGTCCACCCGCCGATTTGTCTTTCTCTTCAGCGGTTTGATCAACGCAAAGAGTTCGAGTCTTGGTTCGAATTCTGGCGCCGCTCAGGCCGCGAATCTTGCCGCCATTCAGTCGGTCCGGAGCTTCCTCAAGGGAAGCCTTTCCGCGGGTGATGAAGCGATGGTGGCGGGACTGGGACTGAAGCTCAAGATCTATCAGGAATTCACCGGTGAACGGGCGAAGTTGCTGGCTGCCTTGGATGCGGTCGCAACCGATTCACAGCTCTTTGCGGGCAGGGAGAGCTCTCAGTCCTCCGGTGGGTGAGGGTGCAATGCGACCGCCATGGATTTGGCGGCGGAAGAGGGTTTCAGAGTCGAACGATACATCGATTCCATGAACACCCTCGTCGCCTACCTTTCCTCGTGGGAAGGGAGGAAGGCCCTCTTCTTTTTCTCGAATGGCTTCGCTCTCGACTCGCTTCGTGAGGCGATGGCTCTGCGGCTGGCCCATGAGGCGACCACGGCCCAGGTGACCATCCACCCCATCGACTCCCTGGGTTTGATCCGGGAAAAAACGTTCAGCGACTATCTAGCGGTCTTCGCCCTCAACACCGGTGGTGTGCTGATCCACGGCACGAACAACTTTGCCGCGGGCCTCGCTCGAATAGAGCAGGAGACCCGGGTCACTTACGTCCTCGCCTACCGGCCCCCCGGTAAGCCGGATGGCAGATTCCACTCCACGGTTGTCAATGTTGCCCGCAAAGGAGTCAGGATCCGGTCGCAGGAGGGGTTTCTGTGGTTGACGGACGAAGGGGTCCAGGAGCGCAGGATCCTTGCGGCCCACATGAATCCGGAGCTGTTCGACGAGCTCCCGTTTGCGATTGAGCCCGAGTTCTACCTGACGGCCGACGGCGGGCAGGCGGTGGATCTCGCCTTGGCCATTCCGGACCGGTCGATCCTCTTTCTGCCCCATGGAGATCGGAATGTGGCCCGGCTCGATGTCGGCCTGACCTTCCGTTCTGCCCTGGGCATCATGGATCGGTTCAGTCAACGTGTCGAAATCCGGCTGCCGGCGAGCGGAGCGCGCAGCTCCGAAGCAGGCCCCGAGAGTGAGGATTTGACGTTGCTGGTCCAACGAAGAATCCCTTCGGGAGACTACGAAGTGGTGGCCGTGGTCAGTGACGTGGAAAGCGGCCAAGTGGGCGCCGTTCAGGGTCGGATCAAGGTGCCGTCTCTCGCCACGGACCGGATGGCCGCGAGCTCCCTGATCCTCAGCAGTCCGGACCAGCGGATCAGGAGAGTGGTCCTGGATTCAGGCGTTGTCCGGGATCCTCGCCTCACGATCCCCGCGGTCCGACGGACCTTTTCTCGAGACACGGAAATGGTAGGGTCCCTTTTCGTCTACCATCCTCAACGCGAGGAGGAATCGGGTACGGCCCGGGTAAGGGTCAAGGGAGTGATCCGTCGTGGGAGCGATATTGTCCAGGAAATCCCCTCTACGCTTTACGTATTCACGGCCGAGACGTCGGCTGACGGCATACCGCTGAAATTCCCCGTGTCTCTTACAGGTCTGGAGCCAGGCCCCTATAACCTGGAGATCCAGGTGTTGGACGAGATCGCCTCACGCGGAATCTCCCAACGCGGGGATTTCACGGTCCACTGAGCTCCGCGCTACCTTCGCCCTACGAAATCACCGTGCTCCAGGCCAGGGGGCGACTTGACGCCCCTCCCCGCTCCAGAGTATCTAGACCCACTCCATAGCCAGGCCGGAGTATTCGACCCGCTCGAAACTCCTGATTCGACTTTTTCGTATGGTCCGGGTGGATTGGTCCGACCCGTTCCTGAAGCGAAACCCGAGGAGATCCATGACCCGACACCCGGTATCGAGTCGTCGTCCTGCTTCCATACGTACTCCCCTGTCTCGCCGCGTCCTGGCCTGCGTCGCCGCCTTCACGGCGCTCCTGCTGGCGCCGGCCCAGCGACCCGCGCTGCGCGCCGCGGAGGCCACCGTCCCCGAGGGGAGGCTGCTCCGCTTCCCTGCCCTGTCGAAGGATTCGATTGCCTTCGTCTATGGGGGGGACCTCTGGATTGCGCCGCGGGGCGGCGGGCTGGCACGCCAGCTGACCAGCGATCCGGGGCTGGAATGGTCGCCGCGCTTCTCGCCGGATGGGAAGTGGATCGCCTTCACCGGGCAGTACGACGGGAACAAGGACGTCTATCTCATGTCTGCCGAGGGAGGCGTGCCGAAGCGGCTCACCTACTGGACCGACCTCGGAACCCCGTCGGAGCGGCAAGGACCCAACAACATGGTGATCGGTTGGACTCCGGACGGCAAGCGGGTATTGTTCCGCTCGCGCCATCAGGCCTGGGAGGATCGCGCCGGGCGGCTGTACACCGTCAGCGTCGACGGTGGGCTGCCCGAACAGGTCGGCGTCCCCGAAGGAGGCTACGCCGCCTACTCGCCCGACGGGAAGAAGATTCTCTACAACCGGATCTTCCAGAACTTCCGGACCTGGAAGCGCTATCGCGGCGGCATGACGCAGAACCTCTGGATCTACGACCTGTCGGCCAACAAGCTCGACAAGGTCACGGAGAACGACAACACCTCCACCGATCCGGTGTGGATCGGCGACACGCTGTACTTCAACTCCGACCGCGACAAGACGCTGAACCTCTACTCGTGCGACACGACGGGGAAGAACGTCAAGAAGCTCACAAACTTCACGGAGTATGACGTGCGCTGGGCCACCGGCGGCCCGGGCGGCATCGTCTTCGAGAACGGTGGCTACATCTATCTGTTCGACCTCGCCGCCGGCAAGGAGAAGAAAGTCAGCATCCAGGTCCCCTCCGACCGGCGGACGGTCCGGACCGAATTCAAGAAGGTGGGGGATCAGATTACCGATGGATCCCTGTCCCCGGAGGGGAAGCGGGCCGTCGTGGCGGCGCGCGGCGACATCTTCACGGTCCCGGCCGAGAAAGGCAGCGTCCGGACGCTGACCAGCAGCTCCGACGCGGATGACCGC
It encodes:
- a CDS encoding undecaprenyl-diphosphate phosphatase, which produces MSEAIWLAVVLGIVEGLTEFIPVSSTGHLIIAGSLLGMTGEKTKTFEIFIQLGAILAVVVYYRRRFFELLQPKPSHGRFAGVRGCLLLAITTLPVLAIGFLARDFIKARLFAPVPVAMALAVGAVAILAAEQWRPEPNTHGLDAVSWRQALGIGLFQCFALWPGISRAAATIVGGMLGKLDRKTAAEYSFFAAVPALSAATLYDLYKSRDLLSGSDVPVFAVGFIVSFLFAWLAVAGFLKLLQRGSLRPFAWYRLLIAPIIYYFMRSA